A region of Deinococcus cellulosilyticus NBRC 106333 = KACC 11606 DNA encodes the following proteins:
- a CDS encoding methylglyoxal synthase, whose amino-acid sequence METVALIAHDKKKLDLALFALRHKEVLMRYTLVATGTTGSILETKAGLSVERLLSGPLGGDQQIGARLATGQVKAVIFFRDPLTAQPHEPDVSALLRLCDVYDIPLATNPATADALMLWLGELPKQD is encoded by the coding sequence ATGGAAACTGTTGCCCTGATTGCACACGACAAGAAGAAACTGGATCTGGCCTTGTTCGCATTGAGGCACAAGGAAGTGCTGATGCGTTACACCCTGGTGGCCACAGGAACCACCGGAAGCATTCTGGAAACCAAGGCAGGCCTGAGCGTGGAACGTCTGCTTTCCGGGCCACTCGGGGGGGACCAGCAGATTGGTGCCCGTCTGGCCACCGGTCAGGTGAAGGCTGTGATTTTCTTCCGTGATCCCCTGACGGCGCAGCCCCACGAACCAGATGTCTCTGCACTGCTGCGTCTGTGCGATGTTTATGACATTCCTCTGGCAACAAACCCTGCCACCGCAGATGCCCTGATGTTGTGGCTGGGTGAGCTTCCCAAACAGGACTGA
- the dnaX gene encoding DNA polymerase III subunit gamma/tau gives MAIYQKARPVTWTEVVGQEHVRDVLMSALEKGRIGHAYLFSGPRGVGKTTTARLIAMTVNCEREFKPCGECQSCRLIKSGAHPDVIEIDAASNNSVDDVRDLREKVGLASMRGGKKVYILDEAHMMSRGAFNALLKTLEEPPEHVIFILATTEPEKILPTILSRCQHYRFRRLSEQEIAGKLQRLCDQETVSYEMDALMLIGRLADGAMRDGESLLERMLSSGEPVTLRAVEMALGLPPGERMLGLARSLMLADAETVLRLAGELYREGFAARTVVEQTKVSLRNLLHAQLGLSGGSGESLDVGQALKLLAALDEQDQRFSRQADLLALEMALTHAMLSTEQAQSNAGGGTAQVPPDLMRRLQGLEQAVQQLRQGRPVAQPAAQPVAATGQPTTEGRAASAPQAQHTPPPTNGTWHDVLRLADIKMRAFLKPAQASFENGMLIVTITSKFHGTQVISKFDELSELVSKVFGDIPFEVVTPDSSKKKSGSSAAGMTSPPPRRSEPQPVAQVMQSIPEARPVVEARAPEPRPQSPVQPAEPAPWEAPAAPVTTSAPPAARSEPLGRTTQKARGFFEDGPAKKPEPTPQVVSAPPAAPPAPVPSEHEVLDQAPVFDDMPFPDEDFGAQEPAPQKPRKSGGAFQHPLYDTLQQLFPHRIREVGVLKTKVAEDDSEASEAEPPEE, from the coding sequence ATGGCGATTTACCAGAAAGCGAGACCCGTCACCTGGACAGAGGTGGTCGGACAGGAACACGTCCGGGACGTGCTGATGAGTGCCCTCGAGAAGGGCCGCATCGGGCATGCTTACCTGTTCAGCGGACCTCGGGGCGTCGGCAAGACCACCACCGCCCGCCTGATTGCCATGACCGTGAACTGCGAGAGGGAGTTCAAACCCTGCGGGGAGTGCCAGAGTTGCCGCCTGATCAAGAGCGGTGCCCACCCCGACGTGATTGAAATTGACGCTGCCAGCAACAACAGCGTGGACGATGTGCGGGACCTGCGTGAAAAAGTGGGCCTCGCCAGCATGCGTGGGGGCAAGAAAGTCTACATCCTGGACGAGGCGCACATGATGTCCAGAGGGGCCTTCAATGCCCTCCTGAAGACCCTGGAGGAGCCCCCGGAGCATGTGATCTTCATTCTGGCCACCACCGAGCCGGAAAAAATCCTGCCCACCATCCTTTCCCGCTGCCAGCACTACCGTTTCCGCAGGCTCAGTGAACAGGAAATCGCCGGGAAGCTGCAGAGGCTCTGCGATCAGGAAACCGTGTCCTACGAAATGGACGCCCTGATGCTGATTGGCCGCCTTGCAGATGGGGCCATGCGTGATGGTGAGAGCCTGCTGGAACGCATGCTCAGCAGTGGCGAACCTGTGACGCTCCGGGCTGTGGAAATGGCTCTGGGCCTGCCTCCGGGCGAACGGATGCTGGGTCTGGCCCGTTCCCTGATGCTTGCAGATGCAGAAACCGTGCTGCGTCTGGCTGGAGAACTGTACCGTGAAGGTTTCGCTGCACGAACAGTGGTCGAGCAGACCAAGGTGTCTCTCAGGAACCTGCTGCACGCCCAGCTTGGTCTTTCTGGAGGCAGTGGTGAATCCCTGGATGTGGGTCAGGCCCTGAAACTCCTTGCAGCCCTCGATGAGCAGGACCAGCGTTTCTCCAGGCAGGCAGACTTGCTCGCCCTGGAGATGGCCCTCACCCATGCCATGCTCAGCACCGAGCAAGCCCAGAGCAACGCTGGTGGAGGCACGGCCCAGGTGCCACCAGACCTGATGCGCCGTCTGCAGGGTCTGGAGCAGGCTGTGCAGCAACTCCGTCAGGGCAGACCGGTGGCGCAACCTGCCGCACAGCCTGTGGCCGCAACAGGACAGCCCACAACGGAAGGACGTGCAGCCAGTGCTCCTCAGGCACAGCACACCCCTCCACCCACCAATGGCACCTGGCATGATGTGCTGCGCCTCGCTGACATCAAGATGCGCGCATTCCTGAAACCTGCCCAGGCGAGTTTTGAGAACGGCATGCTCATCGTGACCATCACGTCCAAATTTCACGGCACCCAGGTGATCAGCAAGTTCGATGAGCTCAGCGAACTGGTTTCAAAGGTGTTCGGAGACATTCCTTTTGAGGTGGTGACCCCCGACAGCAGTAAAAAAAAGTCGGGTAGTTCTGCCGCAGGGATGACCTCTCCCCCACCGCGCCGATCAGAACCCCAGCCTGTCGCTCAGGTGATGCAGAGCATTCCCGAGGCCAGGCCTGTTGTGGAAGCCCGGGCACCAGAACCCAGGCCCCAGTCTCCAGTGCAACCTGCAGAACCTGCCCCCTGGGAGGCTCCTGCGGCTCCAGTGACCACTTCTGCTCCTCCTGCAGCCAGGAGTGAACCGCTGGGCAGGACCACCCAGAAGGCCAGAGGCTTTTTCGAGGACGGTCCCGCAAAAAAGCCTGAACCGACCCCACAGGTGGTTTCTGCTCCACCTGCAGCCCCCCCTGCTCCTGTGCCCAGTGAGCATGAGGTGCTGGATCAGGCTCCGGTGTTTGACGACATGCCTTTTCCAGACGAGGACTTTGGGGCGCAGGAACCTGCACCACAGAAACCCAGGAAGTCTGGAGGGGCCTTCCAGCACCCGCTGTATGACACCCTGCAACAACTCTTTCCCCACCGCATTCGCGAAGTGGGCGTCCTGAAAACCAAAGTGGCTGAGGATGACAGTGAAGCGTCTGAAGCTGAACCCCCTGAAGAATAA
- the hemL gene encoding glutamate-1-semialdehyde 2,1-aminomutase, with protein MTEKSRWLYETAQRVIPGGVNSPVRAFKSVGGSPRFIQSAFGAYLIDADGNRLIDYIGSWGPMILGHQHSHVLASIQSALTEGVSFGAPNAREVELAMMVTKLTGMEKVRFVSSGTEATMSALRLARAVTGRDYILKFRGNYHGHADGLLVEAGSGLMTNEQKLQARSAPSSAGVPQAYAGLTLVADYNDPEGLAQLLRDRGNTLAAIIFEPVVGNAGVLIPTAEFIDVLHSAKEQGILLIADEVMTGFRLSPGGATERLGLKPDIITWGKIIGGGLPVGAYGASAEIMDFVSPMGPVYQAGTLSGNPLAMAAGIGTLQTLRDNPEIYEKIEDYTERLEQGLLLAAAQAGISVCVNRIGSMLTMFFTEGPVQTYQDAVRSDTRLFAQWFHEMLNRGVYWAPSQFESIFVSAAHNERTLEHTLQAAASAFLTIKSQSQG; from the coding sequence ATGACCGAAAAGTCACGCTGGCTGTACGAAACCGCCCAAAGGGTCATTCCCGGAGGGGTCAACTCTCCTGTTCGCGCCTTCAAATCGGTGGGCGGCAGTCCCCGATTCATTCAGAGCGCTTTTGGCGCCTACCTGATTGATGCCGACGGCAACCGCCTGATCGATTACATCGGGTCCTGGGGCCCCATGATTCTGGGCCACCAGCACTCCCATGTGCTGGCCTCCATCCAGTCTGCCCTCACCGAGGGCGTGAGCTTTGGTGCCCCCAACGCCCGTGAGGTGGAACTCGCCATGATGGTCACCAAACTGACCGGCATGGAGAAGGTGCGCTTTGTGAGCAGTGGCACCGAGGCCACCATGAGTGCCCTGCGTCTGGCCCGGGCCGTGACCGGCAGGGATTACATCCTGAAATTCCGGGGCAACTACCATGGCCATGCCGATGGTCTGCTGGTGGAGGCCGGAAGCGGCCTGATGACCAACGAGCAGAAACTTCAGGCCAGAAGTGCCCCCTCTTCAGCAGGTGTTCCTCAGGCCTATGCAGGCCTGACCCTGGTGGCCGATTACAACGACCCGGAAGGCCTTGCTCAGCTTCTGAGGGACCGGGGCAACACCCTTGCTGCAATCATTTTTGAGCCTGTGGTCGGCAATGCTGGGGTTTTGATTCCCACCGCTGAATTCATTGATGTGCTGCACTCCGCAAAAGAGCAGGGCATCTTGCTCATTGCCGATGAAGTGATGACCGGATTCCGCCTCTCTCCAGGCGGAGCCACCGAGCGTCTGGGCCTGAAGCCCGACATCATCACCTGGGGCAAGATCATCGGGGGAGGTCTGCCTGTGGGTGCTTACGGGGCCAGTGCAGAAATCATGGACTTCGTGAGCCCGATGGGCCCGGTGTACCAGGCAGGGACCCTGAGTGGGAATCCTCTGGCCATGGCTGCCGGAATTGGCACCCTGCAGACCCTCCGGGACAACCCAGAAATTTACGAAAAGATCGAGGATTACACCGAGCGTCTGGAACAGGGCCTGCTGCTCGCTGCTGCCCAGGCAGGCATCAGTGTGTGCGTGAACCGCATTGGCAGCATGCTGACCATGTTCTTCACCGAAGGCCCGGTGCAGACCTATCAGGATGCCGTACGCAGTGACACCAGACTCTTTGCCCAGTGGTTCCACGAAATGCTGAACAGGGGCGTGTACTGGGCCCCCAGCCAGTTTGAGAGCATCTTCGTGAGCGCCGCCCACAATGAACGCACCCTCGAACACACTTTGCAGGCCGCTGCAAGTGCCTTTTTGACCATCAAGTCCCAGAGCCAAGGGTAA
- a CDS encoding CoA-binding protein, which yields MPELTQIKDIVNVLQTSKVVAVVGFHPDTTRPAHYVPEYLHRRGYKIIPVNPTLAGRHMTFFGHKAIPTLAEITETVDVVEVFRRSDKVMDHLDDILAMNPKPRTVWLQLGIRNEEFTQTLVQHGIQVIQDRCMLADHRQYL from the coding sequence ATGCCTGAACTGACCCAGATCAAGGACATCGTGAACGTGCTGCAGACCAGCAAGGTGGTTGCAGTGGTGGGTTTTCATCCAGACACCACCCGGCCTGCCCATTACGTCCCCGAGTACCTGCACCGCAGGGGATACAAGATCATCCCGGTCAATCCCACACTCGCGGGCCGTCACATGACTTTTTTTGGGCACAAAGCCATTCCCACCCTGGCAGAAATCACAGAAACTGTGGATGTTGTGGAGGTGTTCCGCAGGTCCGACAAGGTGATGGACCACCTCGATGACATTCTGGCCATGAATCCAAAGCCCAGAACCGTGTGGTTGCAGCTCGGGATTCGCAACGAGGAATTCACACAAACCCTTGTCCAGCATGGAATTCAGGTCATTCAGGACCGCTGCATGCTGGCCGATCACCGACAATACCTTTAG
- a CDS encoding PEGA domain-containing protein yields the protein MKRALLAIAGGLIVSQALAAPQISPQRIIVNPVETALKVNVWVDKAPNDPNATPDYFPGENIKIYTRVNQDAYVYLFNVDPEGRVDMVLPNNYASGGNFLKANTTKVFPGENDGFEFEIAAPYGVNKVLALASKTQLDLNTLARFESQQSGFATVSANNQNQLAQKLSIIVKPIPQDTWITSTAFYNVARPGTTPAPVIETGSLSVSANVGGATIFVDGRQVGNSPATIANLTPGNHTVRVTANGYEDYSTTVTIRSNQRTALNVTLQREIRSGNLAVNTNVAADVYLNGKLYGRSDVTLRDLPEGTYALKLVANGYETYTSNVTVRAGQTTPVNVTLQAVRYSVRVTSNVNGALVFVNGKQAGTIQNGAAAFNLAPDNYEIVVIAPGYYVKSARVNLGSNSNIDFDLTRIQ from the coding sequence ATGAAACGAGCTCTTTTAGCCATTGCAGGCGGACTGATCGTCAGTCAGGCTCTCGCCGCTCCCCAGATCAGCCCCCAGCGCATCATTGTCAATCCTGTTGAAACAGCCCTGAAAGTCAATGTGTGGGTGGACAAAGCCCCCAATGATCCCAACGCCACTCCAGACTACTTCCCTGGTGAAAACATCAAAATCTACACCCGTGTGAACCAGGACGCTTATGTGTACCTGTTCAACGTGGACCCCGAAGGCCGAGTGGACATGGTCCTTCCCAACAATTACGCCAGTGGCGGCAACTTCCTGAAGGCCAACACCACCAAGGTCTTCCCTGGTGAAAACGATGGCTTCGAATTTGAAATTGCTGCACCTTACGGTGTGAACAAGGTTCTGGCCCTGGCCAGCAAAACCCAGCTCGACCTGAACACCCTGGCCCGCTTTGAAAGCCAGCAGAGTGGCTTTGCCACCGTCAGCGCCAACAACCAGAACCAGCTGGCCCAGAAGCTGTCCATCATCGTCAAGCCCATCCCTCAGGACACCTGGATCACCTCCACTGCGTTCTACAACGTGGCCCGTCCTGGCACCACTCCTGCACCTGTGATTGAAACAGGCTCCCTGAGTGTTTCTGCCAATGTGGGTGGAGCAACCATCTTTGTGGATGGCCGTCAGGTTGGGAACAGCCCTGCCACCATCGCCAACCTCACCCCTGGCAACCACACTGTGCGTGTGACCGCCAATGGCTATGAGGACTACAGCACCACCGTCACCATCCGTTCCAACCAGCGCACCGCCCTGAACGTCACGCTGCAGCGTGAAATCCGCAGCGGCAACCTGGCTGTGAACACCAACGTGGCTGCCGATGTGTACCTGAACGGCAAACTCTATGGCCGTTCCGACGTCACCCTGCGTGACTTGCCCGAAGGCACCTACGCCCTGAAACTGGTGGCCAATGGTTACGAAACCTACACCAGCAACGTGACCGTGCGTGCCGGTCAGACCACCCCCGTGAATGTGACCCTGCAGGCCGTGCGTTACAGCGTGCGTGTCACCAGCAACGTGAATGGCGCTCTGGTCTTTGTGAACGGCAAACAGGCCGGAACCATCCAGAATGGGGCTGCTGCCTTCAACCTGGCCCCTGACAACTACGAGATCGTGGTGATCGCTCCCGGTTACTACGTGAAGTCTGCCCGTGTGAACCTCGGTTCCAACAGCAACATCGACTTCGATCTGACCCGCATCCAGTAA